The genomic stretch GCATTACGAATTCATCCGGATGCCCGATTCGTCCGGGTTCGGCAACTACACGGAGAGCGGACAGGTTATTTCCGTGCGCGACCCACAAGGCAGGTTCGGCAACTACACGCATTCGATGTACCTCGATGACGAGGGCCCCATTGCAGGTGGCAGAGAGATTTGGGGTTTTCCAAAAAAACTTGCGCGGCCGCGCCTGGCCATCGACGGCAACGACACGCTGCTCGGCACGCTCGACTACGGCACGCAACGTATCGCAACCGGCACGATGGGCTTCAAGCATGTGCCGCTCGATATCGAGGCCGAACGCAAGAAGCTTGCGGACACTCCGAACTACCTGTTGAAGGTGATTCCGCACGTTGACGGTTCGCCGCGCGTGTGTGAACTCGTGCGCTTCTATCTGCGCGATGTGAGCGTGCTTGGCGCGTGGTCGGGTCCTGCCGCGCTCGAACTGCATCCGCATGCGCTCGCGCCGATCGCCGATCTGCCTGTCAAACGCGTTGTGGGCGCACGACACGTGGTCGCCAACCTCACACTGGATATAGGCGAAGTCGCGTTCGACTATCTGGCGTCCGCCGATACGATGAAGCTCGCAGCCAATCTTTAAACCCTGTCAGGAAGGAGCAGTTATGTCATTGAACAACAAGGTCGCCGTCGTCACCGGCGCGGCAAGCGGTATTGGCGAGCAATGCGCACGTAAGCTCGCGAGCCTCGGCGCAGCCGTCGTTATCGCCGACCTGAATCTGGGGAATGCGCAGAAGGCCGCGTCGAGCATCATCGAAGCAGGCGGAAAGGCGCTGGCGATCGAGATGGACGTGACGAATGAAGATGCGGTCGACCAAGGCATCGAGAACGTGGTCGAAGAGTTCGGCGGTATCGACGTGCTGGTGTCGAACGCCGGCATTCAGATTGTCAATTCAATTGAAGAATATGCATTCACAGACTGGAAGAAAATGCTCGCGATCCACCTGGATGGCGCATTCCTCACGACACGGGCGGCGATCCGGCACATGTACGCGGCCGGGCGCGGTGGTTCGATCGTGTACATGGGTTCGGTGCACTCGCATGAGGCATCAAAGCTGAAGTCGGCGTACGTCACCGCCAAGCACGGGCTGCTTGGACTCGCGCGCGTGGTAGCGAAGGAAGGTGGGCCGCGAGGAGTTCGCGCAAACGTCGTATGCCCGGGCTTCGTTCGCACACCGCTCGTCGATAAGCAGATTCCCGAGCAGGCCAAAGCACTCGGCATCTCCGAAGCCGACGTGGTGAAGAACGTGATGCTGAAAGAAACGGTCGACGGCGAATTCACGACGGTCGAAGACGTCGCGAATACGGTTGCGTTCCTCGCGGGCTTCGAGTCGGCCGCTCTCACCGGGCAGTCGGTCATCGTCAGCCATGGCTGGTCCATGCACTGAGAGGCCACATATGCGCAGCGATCTAAAGAGAATAGGCGGGCAGTCGGATGCGTTTGTGCTGCCGCACTACGACGAAATCGCGCTGGTGCTTCAGGGCGGCGGCGCACTCGGCTCCTATCAGGCCGGTGTGGTCGAAGGTCTGGTCGAAGCGGGTGTACAGCCGCACCGGATTGCAGGCATCTCGATCGGCGCGCTGAACACCGCGATCATCGCCGGCAACGCGCCCGAGAACCGCGTCGATGCGCTACGCGGTTTCTGGAACTCGATCTGTCATCCGCTCGACTGGGCAGGCAGCATCGGTTCATGGGCGCTGCCCGGACTCGGCATGCAGGATCTGGCGCGCAAGTGGGCGAGCATGTGGGCAGCCGGCCGGGCGCTCACCGAGGGGCAGCCGGGCTTCTTCGCGCCGCGCTTTCCGTTGCCCGTGGCAGGTCTCGGCAGGCAAAGCCCGAGCGCGGTGAGCTATTACGATACGGCCGCGCTGAAGGCGACGCTGCTGAAATTCGCGGACTTCGATCGTATCAACGACGGCGATATCCGCGTCTCGGTAGGCGCCGTCAACGTGCGGACAGGCAATCTGTGCTACTTCGACAACACGAAGATGCGTCTCAAGCCGGAGCATTTCACGGCTTCGGGGGCACTGCCGCCGGGCTTTCCGGCAGTCGAGATCGACGGCGAGTACTACTGGGACGGCGGCCTCGTTTCGAACACGCCGCTCACCGAGGTGCTTCGCGACGCGGAAAACAAGGATACGCTGGTCTTCCAGGTTGACCTGTGGAGCGCGCGAGGGAACGTCCCCGGCGACTTCCTCGATGTCTCCGAGCGCGCCAAGGACATCCAGTACTCGAGCCGTACGCGCGCAATCACGAGCATGCTGGCGGAACGGCAGAAGCACGCTCGCTTCATCAAGGAGCTCCTGCAGCAGGTTCCGTCCGCGCTGATTAAATCGAACCCGATGTTTCGTCGCGCCGAATGCGTGGCCAACGGCAGCGCGATCAACGTGGTCCATCTGATCTACAAGAACAAGCCCTATGAGGGGCACTACAAGGACTACGAATTCAGCGTCGACACGATGAAGGAGCACTGGGAAAGCGGGCTTGAAGACATTCGCGGCTCCTTCTCTCATCAGGACTGGTTCGATGTGCCGAGTCGCGAACAGGGATTCGTAACACATGACGTGCATCGCCCGGCCGGTTCGGTGCCGGAGGCCGAGCGGGACAAGCTTGAACTCGCCAACGACGCTGATAGAAAAGCCGTGGCGTGATCCGTAATACAGCGTGTCAGATTTCCTCCAAGAGAGACCCGATCCGATTGAGGCCCGCATGCCTGCGCGCTCGCAGTATTCAGATGCAGCGGTCCTGGCATTCCCGTGCGCATGTGCCCAGGCGAGACGGGTACCGGCCGCCTGCACCGTCACAATTTCTGCGTCGGGTTTGTTGCTTGCCACGACGTCTGTCACCGAGCGCAGCCGGTTGCAGCGCCTGCCGCGATCAGGACAAGCCTGGAACAGGAAGCGAGGCTTCGCGCGTTTTCACGCGAAGTGCGGCGAAAATATTCGCTGCGACAAGCAGACACCCGCAAGATTTCTTCTGCATGGAGATGCGCGCGATGGATAAGGATAAATTTCCGATACTTCCCGACTACAGATCGACTTTACAGTCAGAAAACGCATCAGGCACAAGCGATCGCGGCAAATATCGGCGATTCCGCACGAACGATTGTCGGCCAATTAGTGAACGCACTTTCCCGCTTTTCTCTGCAATTGTCCGGGTTCGCAGAAAGAAGAGCAATCTACCGTCGGCGGCGCTCAAGTGAGCGCGAGAAAGCGCCGGGAGTGAAGCTTAATAGTTGGCATTGGTTCCTGTAAGTACCGCAGCGTCAATCATCGTTCTGGAGACACGCAATGCGGCGAAGCTTGTTTGATGAAATTATGAAGTGCAATTTCAAGCATTTAAAACCTATGCTGGAATTGTTAAGATTTACGGCACTCGTAAGCTTGCCGCCCGCTGGCTTCGCTACGGGAGGCAACGTTCAAGTCCAGTTCCATGGGCGCTCAATAGGCATACGGCGGTAGAAAGAGTGGCGCCCATACGAACGGGCGAGGCACATCCGTGTTCAGGCATTCAATTCCGTCTGCCTGGTTTAAAACACCACAGTAGTTGAATGAGACCGCCTGTAGACGCGACTTGAAACGGAAAGCGTGGAGTGGAAAGGATATGCAAAGGAGAGTTATAAACCATGCGGACTTTCGTTTCTTGTGACAATTGCGTGGGTCGCTTGCCGTCAGATGCACGGCGGGCGGCCGGGAGCAGTACACGATGACGGCCCATTTGGCGTGGGCTTGCCAATGGGCGCTGATGACTGTGTGTTGTTTTGCCGTGATTTATGGTGCTTTTGCAGCTTTAGCCACGCCTGTCTTTGGTTCAGAGCAAAGCGGCGACGCGCCCATTGGCGTATCTCGACCGGTTCCCGCCGTCAGCGTGCTAAAACCGCTGCGCGGCACAGAGCCTCGGCTGTATGAAAACCTCGCCACGTTTTGTGAGCAGACACATCCGTGCTTTCAAATGCTGTTCGGTGTGTCATCACCACACGATCCGGCGATTGCCGTCGTTCGGCGTTTGCAGGCGGCCTATCCGCACGTCGATATAGAGTTGGCGGTCAATGCAAGCGTACACGGCAGCAACCTCAAGGTCAGCAATCTAATCAACATGGCTGGTCTGGCGCGGCATGACATCATTGTGATCGCCGACAGCGACATCGCTGTCGAACCGGACTACCTGGAGACGGTTTCAGCCCCGCTAGCTGATCCGTCGGTGGGGGTTGTCACCTGCCTTTATCATGGGCAGGGTGTCGGCGGCTTCTGGCCGCGCGTCGGCGCGCTTTTCATCAATGAATGGTTCGCGCCCTCGGTACGTGTTGCGCACGCCGGGGGCTCGCGCCGCTTTGGTTTTGGCGCCACGTTGGCGCTTAGTTGCGCGACACTCGCCCGTATCGGCGGGTTCGCTGCGATTAAGGACTCCCTCGCGGACGACTATTGGCTTGCCGAACATGTCCGCGCTCTCGGTCTTCGCACGGTTCTCTCGGAGGTGACGGTGGCTACCGACGTCATCGAACCTACCTTTGCGACGCTGTGGCAACGCGAAACGCGCTGGTTGCGCACCATCCGGTCAGTGAACCGGTCCGGTTTCGCGAGCCTCTTTCTTACCTTCACGACACCGTGGCTGCTCGCCGGCGCCCTGCTCACGCTGCATTTCCAGGCGGACTCGGGCGCCGCCTTGCATCCGTTCGCGGGTACGGCGATGGCGCTCACCACGGCTGTGGGTCTCGTTGCGCGTGTGATGCTGCACGTGCGTAGCGCGCGCTACTCGCGCTCTTTCTGGCGCGATCTTCCGCTTGTGCCGCTGCGCGACATCTTGCTGGCTGTTCAATGGTTCGCCGCTGCATTCGGTTCGAATGTGGTGTGGCGTGGCGAGCGCGTGCCCGTGGACAATCGCGTTGCGCAGCCACGCCCGGGGATCATGAAAGCCTCCGATGGCAGATAAGCACTTGAACACCCACCCAGCAAGAATCAATTCCATGGTGCATCATTCGCACAATCAATTACTAGATTTAATGTGATAGACAAAGCATTCATGAAAACACTATTTTTGCAGGCGCCGTCGTACGATGGCTTCGACGGTGGCGCGGGTTCGCGCTACCAGGCCAAGCGTGAAGTGCGGTCGTTCTGGTATCCGACGTGGCTCGCGCAGCCCGCCGCGCTGGTACCCGACAGCCGCGTACTCGACGCCCCCGCCGACGGACTGTCCGTTGAAGCCACGCTCGAGATTGCGCAGCAATATGATCTGGTGGTCATCCACACCAGCACCCCGTCTTTCCCCACCGACGCACTGTTTGCCGAAGACCTCAAGAAGCGCAAGCCGTCGCTGCTGGTCGGCATGGTCGGCGCGAAGGTCGCGGTCGACCCGCACAATTCGCTGACCGCCAGCGAGGCAATCGATTTCGTCTGCCGCGAAGAGTTCGACTTCACCTGCCAGGAAATCGCCGAAGGCAAACCGTTCGCGCAGATCAAGGGTCTCAGCTATCGCGCGGCCGACGGTTCGATCGAGCACAACGAAGCGCGCCCGATCCTCGAGAACATGGACGAGCTGCCGTTCGTCGCGCCGGTGTACAAGCGCGACCTGACGATCAACAACTATTTCATCGGCTATCTGAAGCACCCGTACGTGTCGATCTACACGGGTCGCGGCTGCCGCTCCAAGTGCACGTTCTGCCTGTGGCCGCAAACGGTGGGCGGGCACCGCTACCGCACGCGCTCGGTCGAGAACGTGCTGGAAGAAGTGAAGTGGATTCGCGACAACATGCCTGAAGTCAAGGAGATCATGTTCGACGACGACACCTTCACCGACTTCAAGCCGCGCGTCGAAGAAATCGCCCGGGGCCTGGGGAAACTCGGCGTGACGTGGTCGTGCAACGCGAAGGCGAACGTGCCGTACTCCACGCTGAAGATCATGAAGGAAAACGGCCTGCGCCTCCTGCTGGTCGGCTACGAATCCGGCGACGACCAGATTCTGCTGAACATCAAGAAGGGCTTGCGCACGGATATCGCGCGCCGCTTCAGCGAAGACTGCCGCAAGCTCGGCATCAAGATTCACGGCACCTTCATTCTCGGTCTGCCGGGCGAAACGCAGGACACGATCCAGAAGACCATCGAGTACGCGAAAGAGATCAATCCGCACACGATCCAGGTGTCGCTCGCGGCGCCGTATCCCGGCACGACGCTCTACAACCAGGCGGTGGAAAACGGCTGGCTC from Paraburkholderia sp. IMGN_8 encodes the following:
- a CDS encoding 3-hydroxybutyrate dehydrogenase, with protein sequence MSLNNKVAVVTGAASGIGEQCARKLASLGAAVVIADLNLGNAQKAASSIIEAGGKALAIEMDVTNEDAVDQGIENVVEEFGGIDVLVSNAGIQIVNSIEEYAFTDWKKMLAIHLDGAFLTTRAAIRHMYAAGRGGSIVYMGSVHSHEASKLKSAYVTAKHGLLGLARVVAKEGGPRGVRANVVCPGFVRTPLVDKQIPEQAKALGISEADVVKNVMLKETVDGEFTTVEDVANTVAFLAGFESAALTGQSVIVSHGWSMH
- the hpnJ gene encoding hopanoid biosynthesis associated radical SAM protein HpnJ, whose protein sequence is MKTLFLQAPSYDGFDGGAGSRYQAKREVRSFWYPTWLAQPAALVPDSRVLDAPADGLSVEATLEIAQQYDLVVIHTSTPSFPTDALFAEDLKKRKPSLLVGMVGAKVAVDPHNSLTASEAIDFVCREEFDFTCQEIAEGKPFAQIKGLSYRAADGSIEHNEARPILENMDELPFVAPVYKRDLTINNYFIGYLKHPYVSIYTGRGCRSKCTFCLWPQTVGGHRYRTRSVENVLEEVKWIRDNMPEVKEIMFDDDTFTDFKPRVEEIARGLGKLGVTWSCNAKANVPYSTLKIMKENGLRLLLVGYESGDDQILLNIKKGLRTDIARRFSEDCRKLGIKIHGTFILGLPGETQDTIQKTIEYAKEINPHTIQVSLAAPYPGTTLYNQAVENGWLEENKVINLVSKEGVQLAAIGYPHLSRDEIYHHLENFYKRFYFRPSKIWEILREMLTSWDMMKRRLREGVEFFRFLRAHQA
- a CDS encoding acetoacetate decarboxylase; translated protein: MDLASIRQSAFAMPVHNPAYPRPPFRFLNREYFIVSYETDPDALRAVVPEPLRPENALVHYEFIRMPDSSGFGNYTESGQVISVRDPQGRFGNYTHSMYLDDEGPIAGGREIWGFPKKLARPRLAIDGNDTLLGTLDYGTQRIATGTMGFKHVPLDIEAERKKLADTPNYLLKVIPHVDGSPRVCELVRFYLRDVSVLGAWSGPAALELHPHALAPIADLPVKRVVGARHVVANLTLDIGEVAFDYLASADTMKLAANL
- a CDS encoding patatin-like phospholipase family protein, translated to MRSDLKRIGGQSDAFVLPHYDEIALVLQGGGALGSYQAGVVEGLVEAGVQPHRIAGISIGALNTAIIAGNAPENRVDALRGFWNSICHPLDWAGSIGSWALPGLGMQDLARKWASMWAAGRALTEGQPGFFAPRFPLPVAGLGRQSPSAVSYYDTAALKATLLKFADFDRINDGDIRVSVGAVNVRTGNLCYFDNTKMRLKPEHFTASGALPPGFPAVEIDGEYYWDGGLVSNTPLTEVLRDAENKDTLVFQVDLWSARGNVPGDFLDVSERAKDIQYSSRTRAITSMLAERQKHARFIKELLQQVPSALIKSNPMFRRAECVANGSAINVVHLIYKNKPYEGHYKDYEFSVDTMKEHWESGLEDIRGSFSHQDWFDVPSREQGFVTHDVHRPAGSVPEAERDKLELANDADRKAVA
- the hpnI gene encoding bacteriohopanetetrol glucosamine biosynthesis glycosyltransferase HpnI, coding for MTAHLAWACQWALMTVCCFAVIYGAFAALATPVFGSEQSGDAPIGVSRPVPAVSVLKPLRGTEPRLYENLATFCEQTHPCFQMLFGVSSPHDPAIAVVRRLQAAYPHVDIELAVNASVHGSNLKVSNLINMAGLARHDIIVIADSDIAVEPDYLETVSAPLADPSVGVVTCLYHGQGVGGFWPRVGALFINEWFAPSVRVAHAGGSRRFGFGATLALSCATLARIGGFAAIKDSLADDYWLAEHVRALGLRTVLSEVTVATDVIEPTFATLWQRETRWLRTIRSVNRSGFASLFLTFTTPWLLAGALLTLHFQADSGAALHPFAGTAMALTTAVGLVARVMLHVRSARYSRSFWRDLPLVPLRDILLAVQWFAAAFGSNVVWRGERVPVDNRVAQPRPGIMKASDGR